The Acholeplasma laidlawii PG-8A DNA window GGTTGTATTATTTATTGGATTATTTGTTTCATCTAATAGACAACAAAAGAAATTAAGAACTTTAGTAAGCGATGAAAATAAAAAAGCAACACAATTAATCAAAGATACATTAGGGGAAACAAGATTCCAAGGTATTTTAGAAGGTCAAGAAAAATACTACGAAGCATACTACAAATCAGATGATGAAGTCACAGAAGAAGAAGCATCTGAAGAAGAAACACCAACTCAATTAGAAGATTCAGAAACAGAAAACAATTCAGAAGAAAAGACTAATAAGGAGTAAAAAAATAATGGATATAAACAAGTTATCTATTGATACGATTCGTTTTTTAGGGATTGACGCTATTAATAAAGCAAATAGTGGACATCCTGGTATTGTCATTGGTGCTGCACCAATGGCGCATACTCTATTTACAAAACACATCAACATTTATCCAAAGATGAGTCGCTGGATAAACCGTGACCGCTTTATTCTTTCTGCAGGTCATGGTTCTATGCTACTTTATGCATTAAATCATTTATCGGGTTACAAAGTCTCTATTGATGATTTAAAAAACTTTAGAAACTATCCAGGAAATACACCAGGACATCCAGAGTATGGTCATACAGATGGTGTTGAAACAACATCTGGTCCGCTTGGACAAGGTATTTCTAATGCTGTGGGTATGGCAATTGCTGAAAAGCATTTAGCTGCACGTTTTAATGAACCAAACTTTGATTTAATCAGTCACTATACTTATGTATTAGTAGGTGATGGTGACTTACAAGAAGGGGTAGCTTTAGAAGCTATTTCACTTGCGGGACATTTAGGGTTAGGTAAACTTATTGTTTTATATGATTCTAATGATATTCAATTAGACGGTGAAACAAATCTAGCAATATCAGAAGATGTTAAAAAGAAGTTTGAAGCACAAAACTGGCACTACACTAAAGTAGAAGACGGTGAAGATTTAGATCAAATTAACCGCGCTATTTTACGGGCTAAAAAGATCGTTGATAAACCAACCATTATTGAAGTTAAAACAATTATTGGTAGAGGTACAACATCAGAAGGTACTTCAAAAGTTCATGGTTCACCTTTAGGGGAAGCTGAACGTGAAAAATTAGCACAAAAATCAGGCTATAACTACAAACCATTTGAAGTAGACGGTGAAGTATATAGTTTCTATAAGAGCAAAGTATTTAACAAAGGTAAACGTGTCTACAACAAATGGGTTAAGATGTTAGATGCTTATAAAGCACAATTCCCAGAAAAACATGATTTATTCAACCAATTCTTAAGTGGAAATATGCAAATAGATTTAAGTAGCCTAGTATATAATGCAGGTTCTAAAGAAGCAACACGTAACGTATTAGGTAAAGCTTTAACACTTGCAAGTCATCAAAACTTAAATATTGTTGGTGGATCAGCAGATCTAACTTCATCAACTAAAGCTAAAGGTAATGATGGACATTTCAGTAGAGATAATGCTTTAGCAAGAAATATTAACTTTGGTGTTA harbors:
- the tkt gene encoding transketolase, giving the protein MDINKLSIDTIRFLGIDAINKANSGHPGIVIGAAPMAHTLFTKHINIYPKMSRWINRDRFILSAGHGSMLLYALNHLSGYKVSIDDLKNFRNYPGNTPGHPEYGHTDGVETTSGPLGQGISNAVGMAIAEKHLAARFNEPNFDLISHYTYVLVGDGDLQEGVALEAISLAGHLGLGKLIVLYDSNDIQLDGETNLAISEDVKKKFEAQNWHYTKVEDGEDLDQINRAILRAKKIVDKPTIIEVKTIIGRGTTSEGTSKVHGSPLGEAEREKLAQKSGYNYKPFEVDGEVYSFYKSKVFNKGKRVYNKWVKMLDAYKAQFPEKHDLFNQFLSGNMQIDLSSLVYNAGSKEATRNVLGKALTLASHQNLNIVGGSADLTSSTKAKGNDGHFSRDNALARNINFGVREHAMGAVVNGMTLHGGLKSFTGAFFVFSDYMKPPIRLAAMMKIPSVFIFSHDSVAVGEDGPTHEPIEQLIGLRSIPDLNVIRPADANETKAAVEIAFESKDTATAIITSRQNVLNLEHTSKEGVLKGAYIVSKEENKLDGILLASGSEVGLAYEAKQILKEKGLDIRVVSMPSHHAFLLQNEDYRSKILPANVKTLAVEMGSSYSWYRFTPHVYGIDTFGLSANADVVLKHFGFNKESIAEAFINIK